The following are encoded in a window of Bacillota bacterium genomic DNA:
- a CDS encoding heavy-metal-associated domain-containing protein, with translation MNPTVSRPDHEDILVLRIEGMSCNHCRAAVERALLKVPGVKTAQVDLASGTARVTFDPHKATRDDMVRAVEDEGYRVPL, from the coding sequence ATGAATCCAACCGTATCCAGACCCGATCACGAAGACATACTCGTGCTGCGCATCGAGGGGATGAGCTGCAATCACTGCCGCGCCGCTGTGGAAAGGGCGCTGCTCAAGGTGCCCGGGGTCAAGACGGCGCAGGTGGACCTGGCATCGGGAACCGCGAGAGTGACGTTCGATCCGCACAAGGCCACTCGCGATGACATGGTGAGGGCCGTGGAGGACGAAGGCTACCGGGTTCCGCTCTGA
- a CDS encoding ferredoxin → MAKVTVDESLCIGCGLCSEICPEVFEMGDDGQAHAAHPEKCDALACCAEAAESCPVEAIKIE, encoded by the coding sequence ATGGCGAAAGTGACAGTTGACGAGAGCCTCTGCATCGGGTGCGGACTGTGCTCGGAGATCTGCCCCGAGGTGTTCGAGATGGGAGATGACGGGCAGGCCCACGCCGCGCATCCGGAAAAGTGTGACGCGCTTGCATGTTGCGCGGAAGCCGCGGAGTCGTGCCCTGTGGAAGCTATCAAGATCGAATAG
- the amrS gene encoding AmmeMemoRadiSam system radical SAM enzyme: protein MREASYWTKESGEEGVVTCLLCPQHCRIRPGHVGVCRARKNVDGRLYSLIYGEVTSFGLDPIEKKPLYHFYPGWAILSVGTRGCNLACGFCQNWHISQADARTSTLTPKELAAVAAEYGRRRRSIGVAYTYSEPLIWYEFVIDAAKLVHDLGLKNVLVTNGEVNEDPLKELLPHIDAMNIDVKAFTESFYAKVCHGRLAPVLRTAERAKAAGCHVEITNLIIPGHNDAPDEIRRLVHWVASSLGDDTPLHFSRYFPAYKFDAPPTPISTLRTAVEIAKDELKYVYMGNVPGTEGNDTRCYMCGELLIERSGFDLVAYRIKDRTCPKCGAEIHITGAPPS from the coding sequence ATGCGTGAAGCGTCTTACTGGACAAAGGAGAGCGGAGAGGAGGGCGTTGTAACGTGTCTCCTCTGTCCGCAGCACTGCAGGATCAGGCCGGGTCACGTCGGAGTGTGCAGAGCCCGCAAGAACGTTGACGGGCGGCTGTACTCTCTGATCTACGGGGAGGTCACGTCTTTCGGGCTCGACCCCATCGAGAAGAAGCCCCTTTACCATTTCTACCCCGGATGGGCGATCCTCTCAGTCGGCACCAGGGGGTGCAACCTCGCGTGCGGGTTCTGCCAGAACTGGCACATCTCCCAGGCGGATGCCAGGACTAGCACGCTTACGCCCAAGGAGCTGGCCGCCGTCGCAGCGGAGTACGGCCGGCGCAGGCGCTCGATCGGCGTAGCGTACACGTACTCCGAGCCTCTCATCTGGTACGAGTTCGTCATTGACGCCGCGAAGCTCGTGCATGATCTTGGGCTGAAGAACGTCCTGGTCACCAACGGCGAGGTTAACGAGGACCCGCTGAAGGAGCTCCTGCCCCACATCGACGCGATGAACATTGACGTGAAGGCGTTCACCGAGTCATTCTACGCGAAGGTGTGTCACGGAAGGCTCGCCCCCGTTCTGCGCACTGCGGAGCGGGCAAAGGCCGCTGGATGTCACGTAGAGATAACGAACCTCATAATCCCCGGCCACAACGATGCCCCGGACGAGATACGCAGGCTCGTCCACTGGGTCGCCTCGTCGCTAGGGGATGATACGCCTCTTCACTTTTCGAGGTACTTCCCGGCGTACAAGTTTGACGCGCCTCCGACGCCCATCAGCACCCTGCGCACAGCGGTAGAGATCGCCAAGGACGAACTCAAGTATGTGTACATGGGAAACGTGCCCGGCACCGAAGGGAACGACACCCGTTGCTACATGTGCGGGGAACTGCTCATCGAGCGGAGCGGATTTGACCTCGTGGCGTACAGAATAAAGGACAGAACGTGCCCAAAGTGCGGGGCGGAGATCCACATCACCGGTGCGCCGCCATCCTAG
- the amrA gene encoding AmmeMemoRadiSam system protein A produces MAKAGGVVLCALAPHPPLLIPEIGSRHDLDAVKNTTEAMKKLAATVRDADPEVVVVISPHSPLFEDAVAIRTANPLEGDFSMFMAGQVRLSFENDLALASEIARRGEMEDVPVILLGDRERRAYRLENRLDHGVLVPMHFVAEAGVKAPLVVMGMALLPREKLYAFGRAIAKAVEALGRRAVVIASGDMSHRLSAEAPAGYDPRGAEFDARIVKLMRAGDVEGIISLDNVLVERAGECGYRSLLMALGTLDGRRFEPEVLSYEGPFGVGYAVAVFRPGEPAPDRALVEKLIARRKKTLSKTRESESPLVRLARSAVEEYVRTGRVIKPPEDLPEEMRGRAGVFCSIKKAGQLRGCIGTIQATTRNVAEEIIRNAIAAATDDPRFMPVEPRELDELIYSVDVLTPAERVSGIDELDPKVYGVIVKKGQRSGLLLPDLEGIDDAREQVAIAKRKAGIAPDEDVELFRFRVKRYT; encoded by the coding sequence GTGGCAAAAGCCGGGGGTGTCGTGTTGTGTGCGCTTGCCCCGCATCCGCCGCTTCTGATCCCGGAGATCGGCTCCAGGCATGACCTTGATGCCGTAAAGAACACGACGGAGGCCATGAAGAAGCTCGCGGCCACGGTGAGAGATGCCGACCCCGAGGTTGTGGTCGTGATCAGCCCACATTCACCGTTGTTCGAGGACGCAGTGGCGATACGGACCGCGAATCCGCTCGAGGGTGACTTCTCCATGTTCATGGCGGGCCAGGTCCGGCTGTCGTTCGAGAACGACCTGGCTCTGGCGAGCGAGATCGCCAGGCGCGGGGAGATGGAAGACGTTCCCGTGATCCTCTTGGGGGACCGCGAGCGCCGTGCGTACCGGCTGGAGAACCGCCTGGACCACGGCGTTCTCGTCCCGATGCACTTCGTGGCAGAGGCTGGGGTGAAGGCCCCGCTAGTGGTCATGGGCATGGCGCTGCTGCCCCGAGAAAAGCTGTACGCGTTCGGCAGAGCGATCGCGAAGGCCGTGGAGGCATTGGGCCGCAGAGCCGTGGTCATCGCGAGCGGTGACATGTCGCACCGCCTGAGCGCGGAGGCTCCGGCTGGCTACGATCCGCGGGGCGCCGAGTTTGATGCGCGAATAGTCAAGCTTATGCGGGCCGGAGACGTAGAAGGCATCATATCCCTCGACAATGTGCTCGTGGAACGCGCGGGAGAGTGCGGGTACAGGTCGCTCCTGATGGCCCTCGGAACCCTCGACGGGCGGCGATTCGAGCCGGAAGTCTTGTCGTACGAGGGCCCGTTTGGCGTGGGTTATGCCGTCGCCGTTTTCAGGCCTGGTGAGCCCGCCCCAGACAGAGCTTTGGTCGAGAAACTCATCGCCAGACGCAAGAAGACGCTGTCAAAGACGAGGGAGTCCGAGAGCCCTCTGGTGAGGCTAGCGCGATCGGCGGTGGAGGAGTACGTGAGGACCGGACGCGTGATCAAGCCTCCTGAAGACCTTCCCGAGGAGATGCGTGGCAGGGCCGGGGTGTTTTGTTCGATCAAGAAGGCAGGCCAGCTCCGTGGGTGCATCGGGACGATCCAGGCCACGACGCGCAACGTTGCCGAGGAGATAATCAGGAACGCCATCGCGGCCGCCACGGACGACCCAAGGTTCATGCCAGTGGAGCCCCGCGAGCTCGACGAGCTCATCTACTCCGTGGACGTCCTTACCCCTGCCGAGCGGGTCTCCGGCATCGATGAGCTGGATCCCAAGGTGTACGGGGTGATCGTCAAGAAGGGCCAGAGAAGCGGGCTTCTTTTACCGGATCTCGAGGGCATCGACGATGCGCGGGAGCAGGTGGCGATAGCAAAGCGAAAGGCGGGAATAGCGCCCGACGAAGACGTCGAGCTCTTCAGGTTCAGAGTAAAGAGGTATACCTGA
- the argB gene encoding acetylglutamate kinase, which produces MAGASVPSVTRGLSGADKAQVIVEALPYIRTFFGKTVVIKYGGAAMTDATLKEMVALDIVLLRYIGMNPVIVHGGGKEITDVMRRLGKEPVFVNGLRVTDGETAEIAEMVLTGRINQDIVTLINRGGGKALGLSGKDANLVVARRMGTEVCGETHVDLGYVGSVTSINTEIIDVVCREGFVPVISPVACDDDGATLNINADHLAGHLAGALGAFKLVVLTDVEGIFADPSDPSSLLPQVTVAEAKDMIAKGRIASGMIPKVDACVTALERGVPRTHIIDGRKPHSLLLEMFTNEGIGTMIIGGQGWLPEGAGR; this is translated from the coding sequence ATGGCTGGCGCGTCCGTCCCGTCCGTGACACGAGGCCTTTCCGGCGCGGACAAGGCGCAGGTCATCGTGGAAGCTCTGCCCTACATACGTACGTTTTTCGGAAAGACGGTGGTCATCAAATACGGCGGTGCTGCGATGACTGACGCGACCCTCAAGGAAATGGTGGCTCTAGACATAGTCCTTCTAAGGTATATCGGCATGAACCCAGTGATCGTACACGGCGGCGGCAAGGAGATCACCGACGTCATGAGACGCCTGGGCAAAGAGCCCGTCTTCGTGAACGGCCTGCGGGTCACGGATGGCGAGACGGCCGAGATAGCCGAGATGGTCCTAACTGGCAGGATCAATCAGGATATCGTCACCTTGATAAACCGGGGCGGCGGCAAGGCACTCGGGCTTTCCGGGAAGGACGCGAACCTGGTCGTGGCGCGGCGGATGGGCACGGAGGTCTGCGGCGAGACCCACGTCGATCTTGGATATGTTGGGAGCGTGACCTCAATCAATACCGAGATCATCGATGTGGTGTGCCGCGAGGGCTTCGTGCCTGTGATATCCCCCGTGGCGTGTGACGACGATGGGGCCACACTCAACATAAACGCCGACCATCTGGCCGGTCACCTCGCTGGGGCGCTCGGCGCGTTTAAGCTCGTGGTCCTCACCGATGTGGAGGGGATCTTTGCGGATCCAAGCGACCCCAGCTCGCTGCTGCCACAGGTGACCGTGGCCGAGGCAAAGGACATGATCGCCAAGGGACGCATCGCGTCTGGCATGATCCCTAAAGTGGACGCCTGTGTCACCGCCCTCGAGAGAGGGGTGCCGAGGACCCACATTATCGACGGCAGAAAGCCTCACTCGCTCCTGCTGGAGATGTTCACCAATGAGGGCATCGGCACGATGATCATCGGGGGACAGGGATGGCTGCCTGAAGGGGCGGGGCGATGA
- a CDS encoding acetylornithine transaminase, translating into MAETGVKERRAAPRDGNTPSGRLATESIAELARMYLMNTYSRAPVAPVRGSGVRIWDADGREYLDFLGGIAVCALGHSHPAVVSAIQKQAATLLHCSNLYLVERQALLAKALLEGTPFGKAFFCNSGAEANEAAIKIARKYARVVRREQGRYEIITALNSFHGRTLATVTATGQPKYRKDFEPLPPGFRYVPFNDVPALEAAVGEQTAAVLLEAVQGEGGVHVADEAYLKRARELCDERGALLIIDEVQTGMGRTGRMFAFEHYGIEPDAVTLAKALGGGVPIGALLAKDEVAAAFTPGTHASTFGGNPLACAAALAVVETIRNERLAERATEMGAYFAKALMTLARRFPQVAEVRGKGLMIGLELRPSGCRSDAPARAVAAACLEAGLLINAVSDTTLRFLPALVVSKADIDEAVGILERVMEDVLG; encoded by the coding sequence ATGGCAGAAACTGGCGTCAAAGAGCGCCGCGCCGCACCGCGCGACGGGAACACGCCAAGCGGACGTCTGGCGACCGAAAGCATCGCGGAGCTTGCGCGCATGTATCTGATGAACACGTATTCGAGGGCCCCCGTGGCCCCCGTGCGTGGCTCCGGAGTGCGCATCTGGGACGCTGACGGCAGGGAGTATCTGGACTTTCTCGGCGGGATCGCGGTGTGCGCGCTAGGTCACTCCCACCCCGCCGTGGTCTCGGCCATTCAAAAACAAGCCGCCACGCTGCTTCATTGCTCCAATCTGTATCTCGTCGAGCGGCAGGCCCTCCTTGCGAAGGCGCTCCTGGAGGGAACGCCGTTCGGAAAGGCATTCTTCTGCAACAGCGGGGCGGAGGCCAATGAGGCGGCGATCAAAATCGCCCGAAAATACGCCAGGGTCGTGCGGCGGGAGCAAGGCCGATACGAGATCATCACCGCGCTCAACTCCTTTCACGGGCGTACCCTGGCGACGGTCACGGCGACCGGCCAGCCCAAGTACCGGAAGGATTTCGAGCCCTTGCCGCCCGGGTTCAGGTACGTGCCGTTCAACGATGTTCCTGCCCTCGAGGCGGCCGTTGGCGAGCAGACCGCTGCGGTGCTTCTCGAGGCGGTCCAGGGCGAGGGCGGGGTCCACGTGGCAGACGAGGCTTACTTGAAGCGTGCGAGAGAGCTCTGCGACGAACGCGGCGCCCTCCTCATAATCGACGAGGTTCAGACGGGCATGGGGCGCACCGGGAGGATGTTCGCGTTCGAGCACTACGGGATCGAGCCCGATGCCGTGACGCTTGCCAAGGCCCTCGGCGGGGGGGTCCCCATAGGAGCGCTGCTCGCGAAGGACGAAGTCGCGGCGGCGTTCACTCCCGGCACGCACGCGTCTACGTTCGGTGGGAACCCTCTGGCGTGTGCAGCGGCTCTCGCGGTCGTGGAGACCATCAGGAACGAGCGCCTCGCTGAGCGGGCTACGGAAATGGGGGCCTACTTCGCCAAAGCCCTGATGACCCTCGCACGCAGATTCCCGCAGGTGGCCGAGGTGAGAGGCAAGGGCCTGATGATCGGCCTCGAGCTCAGGCCATCCGGGTGCCGTAGCGACGCACCGGCGCGCGCCGTGGCCGCGGCATGTCTTGAGGCGGGGCTGCTCATAAACGCGGTGAGCGACACAACCCTCCGGTTCTTGCCGGCGCTCGTGGTGAGCAAGGCGGACATCGACGAGGCGGTAGGCATTCTGGAGCGAGTGATGGAGGATGTGCTCGGCTGA
- a CDS encoding N-acetyl-gamma-glutamyl-phosphate reductase, which produces MVRVGVVGASGYTGGELVRLLIGHREAALTVLASRGSAGKAAAEVYPNLRGYDLPPISGIAADSLARDCDVVFIAAPAGVAALLAKEILTARPSVRIVDLGADFRLKSPASYQEWYGVPHEAPDLVAEASYGLPELYRDEIRKSRIVANPGCYPTAALLALAPLVSRGIVDLRSLIIDAKSGVSGAGRTPSPGYHFPECEENLRAYGVPRHRHTPEIEQELRRLAMQGLGPRGEAGCGTGTAAGAPGRADTDEDGITVTFTPHLVPMSRGILVTAYGLLKTPAPAVAVRSGASNKTGLPGYVPRDAAPCPETTGEGPRPDALTALYEEFYAHERFVRVLRGSLPETKAVRGSNFCDIAVRIDVRTGRVVVFSALDNLVKGAAGQAIQNMNVLFGLEESTGLEAPPVWP; this is translated from the coding sequence ATGGTTCGAGTGGGAGTGGTCGGGGCGTCCGGTTATACCGGCGGGGAGCTTGTGAGGCTCCTCATTGGGCATAGGGAGGCGGCCCTCACAGTCCTCGCTTCTCGCGGAAGCGCCGGGAAAGCGGCTGCCGAGGTCTACCCGAACCTTCGTGGGTACGACCTTCCCCCTATCTCTGGCATCGCTGCGGACAGCCTCGCTCGCGACTGCGATGTGGTCTTCATCGCGGCGCCCGCGGGTGTGGCCGCATTGCTTGCGAAGGAGATCCTGACCGCACGCCCTTCGGTGAGGATCGTTGACCTCGGCGCGGATTTTCGGCTCAAGAGCCCGGCGTCGTATCAGGAGTGGTACGGCGTCCCTCACGAAGCCCCAGATCTTGTTGCGGAGGCTTCGTACGGTCTTCCAGAGCTTTACCGAGACGAGATACGCAAGTCGAGGATCGTGGCGAATCCGGGATGCTACCCCACAGCCGCCTTGCTTGCGCTGGCCCCGCTTGTGAGCCGCGGCATCGTTGATTTGCGGAGCCTCATCATAGACGCGAAGTCCGGGGTGTCCGGTGCCGGAAGGACGCCGTCGCCGGGATACCATTTTCCAGAGTGTGAGGAGAACCTTCGCGCGTACGGAGTCCCGCGACACCGCCACACGCCCGAGATAGAACAAGAACTGCGGCGGCTCGCCATGCAGGGTCTGGGCCCTCGAGGTGAAGCCGGCTGCGGCACGGGGACGGCCGCCGGGGCACCCGGCAGGGCTGATACGGATGAGGACGGGATCACAGTCACGTTTACGCCGCATCTCGTTCCGATGAGCCGTGGGATCCTGGTGACGGCGTACGGCCTGCTTAAGACACCGGCGCCCGCCGTCGCCGTGAGAAGCGGTGCGTCGAACAAGACCGGTCTACCCGGATACGTGCCACGCGATGCGGCTCCTTGCCCGGAGACCACCGGCGAGGGCCCTCGTCCCGATGCACTTACCGCCCTGTACGAAGAGTTTTATGCCCACGAGAGGTTCGTGAGAGTGCTCCGCGGGAGTCTCCCCGAGACGAAGGCGGTCCGTGGGTCGAACTTCTGTGACATCGCAGTGAGAATCGACGTGAGGACCGGTCGGGTCGTCGTGTTCTCTGCCCTCGACAACCTGGTGAAGGGGGCGGCCGGCCAGGCGATTCAGAACATGAACGTTCTGTTCGGGTTGGAGGAATCAACCGGCCTTGAGGCCCCTCCTGTCTGGCCGTGA
- the ald gene encoding alanine dehydrogenase: MIVGVPKEIKNNENRVAIVPSGVMALSDRGHTVLVQKGAGMGSGISDEDYARAGARIVDNVADLWAEAEMIMKIKEPLPPEYPLMRHGQVMFTYFHLASDETLTRAVLDSGIVAIAYETVQLPDGSLPLLSPMSEVAGAMAAVVGANYLAGPNGGRGVLMGGIPGVEPAHVVVIGGGTVGTNAALMAAGLGAQVTVFEVSISRMRYLSHVLPKNVKILYSNRHSIEAALADADLVIGAVLIPGAKAPKLVTRDMIKLMKKGSVIVDVAVDQGGCIETTHPTTHAEPTYFVDGVLHYAVANMPGAFPRTSTFALTNATLPYAIRIADLGAEEAMRRDPALRLGLNAYKGKLTCKGVSEAFGIEYHSPEEVLG, from the coding sequence TTGATAGTCGGGGTCCCGAAAGAGATCAAGAATAACGAGAACCGGGTGGCTATCGTGCCATCGGGAGTGATGGCGTTGTCGGACAGAGGCCACACGGTGCTGGTGCAGAAAGGGGCGGGGATGGGAAGCGGCATATCCGACGAGGACTATGCGCGCGCTGGCGCACGCATAGTGGACAACGTAGCTGATTTGTGGGCCGAGGCCGAGATGATTATGAAGATCAAGGAGCCGTTGCCGCCTGAGTACCCGCTCATGCGGCACGGTCAGGTGATGTTCACGTACTTCCACCTCGCGTCCGACGAGACTCTGACTAGAGCGGTGCTTGATTCCGGCATAGTGGCTATCGCCTATGAGACGGTTCAACTTCCCGACGGCAGCCTTCCTCTCCTCTCTCCGATGAGCGAGGTCGCCGGCGCGATGGCGGCCGTTGTGGGGGCGAACTACCTCGCGGGTCCGAACGGCGGGCGGGGCGTGTTGATGGGCGGCATTCCAGGTGTGGAGCCGGCTCACGTGGTTGTCATCGGGGGAGGGACGGTCGGGACGAACGCTGCACTCATGGCTGCAGGGCTCGGTGCTCAGGTCACGGTGTTTGAGGTCTCCATCAGCCGCATGCGATACCTCTCCCACGTGTTGCCCAAGAACGTGAAGATACTGTATTCCAACAGGCATTCGATAGAGGCTGCGCTCGCCGACGCGGACCTCGTGATCGGGGCCGTCCTCATACCCGGGGCGAAGGCGCCGAAACTCGTCACGCGCGACATGATAAAGCTGATGAAGAAGGGCTCTGTCATCGTGGACGTGGCGGTGGATCAAGGAGGATGCATTGAGACTACCCACCCGACGACCCATGCCGAGCCCACGTACTTCGTGGACGGCGTGCTCCACTACGCGGTTGCGAATATGCCCGGCGCTTTCCCGAGGACATCGACGTTTGCCCTCACAAACGCGACTCTTCCGTACGCGATCAGGATCGCGGATCTCGGCGCGGAGGAGGCTATGAGACGTGATCCGGCTCTCAGGCTCGGTCTGAACGCCTACAAGGGCAAGCTGACGTGTAAAGGCGTGTCCGAGGCGTTCGGGATAGAGTATCATTCACCCGAGGAAGTGCTCGGCTAG
- the argJ gene encoding bifunctional glutamate N-acetyltransferase/amino-acid acetyltransferase ArgJ — protein sequence MISVEAAAIEPAGATDSTWREIPGGVTAPLGFRAAGLHCGIKRARPDLALILSDVPAACAAVFTTNRVKAAPVLVSMEHVRSGKCRAAVVASGNANACTGPKGLEDARTMANVTGEVLGIPPDEVIVASTGVIGVPMPIEKVCEGIRLAAGALDPGPTGGAAAAEAILTTDRTLKEVAVEGDVGGHRVRIGGIAKGSGMIHPNMATMLAFVTTDAAITPGMLRRALARSVERSFNMITIDGDTSTNDMAVAFANGTAGNPTVASEDASFDAFSKGLDHVTGTLARMIVQDGEGATRIIKVEVRGGKTEWDARRIARTIASSNLVKTAVFGADPNWGRVLAAAGRAGVEFDADLVDVFIGDVLVARSGAAVEFDEGRARDAMARKEVLIVVDLHAGAESACAYTCDLTYEYVRINASYRS from the coding sequence ATGATTTCAGTGGAAGCAGCGGCTATCGAACCAGCGGGCGCGACCGATTCGACCTGGCGAGAGATTCCTGGCGGGGTTACCGCTCCTCTGGGGTTCCGCGCTGCCGGGCTGCACTGCGGGATAAAGCGAGCGCGTCCTGATCTCGCCCTCATCCTCTCGGACGTGCCAGCGGCATGTGCGGCGGTGTTTACCACTAACAGGGTGAAGGCCGCGCCGGTCTTGGTCAGCATGGAGCACGTCAGGTCCGGAAAGTGCAGGGCTGCTGTGGTGGCGAGCGGCAACGCGAACGCATGCACTGGCCCGAAGGGCCTCGAGGACGCGCGGACCATGGCGAACGTAACAGGAGAGGTCCTGGGGATCCCGCCGGACGAAGTCATTGTCGCGTCGACGGGCGTCATAGGGGTCCCTATGCCCATCGAGAAGGTGTGCGAGGGAATCCGCCTCGCCGCCGGAGCGCTTGACCCGGGACCAACGGGCGGCGCGGCCGCCGCTGAGGCTATCCTCACCACGGATCGCACTCTGAAGGAGGTAGCCGTGGAGGGGGATGTGGGTGGACATAGGGTGCGGATAGGGGGTATAGCCAAAGGCTCGGGGATGATCCACCCCAACATGGCCACTATGTTGGCGTTCGTGACGACGGATGCCGCGATAACCCCCGGCATGTTGCGCCGAGCTCTCGCGCGCTCGGTGGAGAGATCGTTCAACATGATCACGATCGATGGCGATACGAGCACCAACGATATGGCCGTGGCGTTTGCAAACGGGACGGCCGGGAATCCCACGGTTGCGTCGGAGGACGCCTCCTTCGACGCGTTCTCGAAAGGGCTCGATCACGTGACGGGAACGCTCGCCCGCATGATAGTGCAGGACGGCGAGGGCGCAACCCGCATCATAAAGGTGGAAGTCCGGGGCGGGAAGACGGAGTGGGATGCACGGCGCATAGCAAGGACCATCGCTTCATCGAACCTAGTGAAAACCGCGGTATTTGGCGCCGATCCTAACTGGGGCAGGGTGCTGGCGGCGGCAGGGCGCGCGGGGGTGGAGTTCGATGCGGACCTCGTGGACGTGTTCATCGGCGATGTGCTCGTTGCGCGGTCCGGCGCGGCGGTGGAGTTCGACGAGGGGCGCGCGAGGGACGCAATGGCCCGCAAGGAAGTCCTCATCGTTGTTGACCTGCACGCAGGCGCCGAAAGCGCGTGCGCGTATACCTGCGACTTGACATACGAGTACGTGCGTATCAACGCAAGCTACAGGAGTTGA